A stretch of DNA from Arachis hypogaea cultivar Tifrunner chromosome 19, arahy.Tifrunner.gnm2.J5K5, whole genome shotgun sequence:
tttaaaatttaatataaaatttgtcattctaatttttgattttattttaatttaaacttttgaattattttaaaaattataaaaaaataaaattttatagatataaaaataaaaaatttgtgtatttagattgaaaaaagaattaattttataaataattgaaaaaagaacttgtgttaaattaatttgaatatatttttctACTAAATTGATAAgaagaagataataaaaaataaaataataaaatataagaataaaattgaatacatctaatttatttgcatatatatTTTGATAGAGTCTTTGTTGCAACGTTACAATAACAACATTACAATGTTTATTTAATAAGTTTAATGGATCATATAAGTGACAACAAAAtactgatattatttttttaaaatgatacgATTTCTTCTCTTTATCATTTTAAAGATGATATTCAATACAAAtattaatttcaaatcatttcaattactataaaaattaaaattaatacccAAAATTAATCCTATTAGAATTGCTCTAAAATACTAATTTgtttctctctctttcctttcttttttaaataaataaatgtttttttaatCATGCTCATAATAAGGTAGTGCAGGCCAATTTCAGGTTTGTCTCCATACATGAACTTCAAAGCTAGAGTACTATATATATTGTGATTATAGTTGATGATCACGGAAAATTAAACCTATAAATAAGACTAAGCTTACAAATCATTCATTCTCTTAGGTACTTAATCTGTCTAGATATTCATGatgatgattttattattttaattaaacatgTTCAACCAAGTCTCTAGCTAGGGTCACTACTTTTTGTCATCGTAATTTAATTGAACTAATTATCCATGGCACTCATTTCATCATACTCGTTAATAAGTAATCTGCAAATGTAGAAATTAACCCTTACATTGGGTGCTTTAATAATATAAACCTTTAAAGAAAATTTTAGTAGTGATGATGAAGTTTAATTTCACAATTAAATCAATTCACTTTTTTATTAAtgtataacttttttaaaatGATGTATCCACATCCATGATATACCCAACcatctaattaatttaaataaattccaTTATTATATAGGTTAATTTACAAAAAGATTATTCAGATCTGGGCCGGTGCTAATAATTATGCATGTAACAAGAAACTATATGTATATACCATTTATTAGATCGAGTTATCCTTATATGCTAATACTCAGTTAATTATCATtatagtatgtatatatatatatagcattgaAGTTTTGGCTTTGATATGTGTTCATACCTTGACCCAACGTTAGGGCCCAGCATCCAAGTAagaaggcccaatccaaagggttGAGCCTCACCTTGCACCAAATCAACCGCTACAAAGTCGGTTTgcaccacgacttgctctaaggaagtcgggaacgagaattagctggcagataagtaCTCATTTGAATGGGTAACTACCCCTAGAATCTATCTAACCACTTCCACATGCCATATCTTAagttccctaagataaagggacggttaacaccctagaaaagtagcactactccaacggtggttattggttcaccactataaatacactgacactcttcaggtatctctaagttccaatacattctaaacaTGCTCacgcccttgctaacttaggcatcggagtgtccttgcaggtaccaccccccattcctcCATGCACGCACAAGTCGGAGTGCACCGAGTTGCGGATCCACCGGGAATCCTCCCCATTCATAGGTTTGGGCATACCAGCAtcgtccagcccattaatctccggttacccaccgtaacaataTGTAAAATGAATGTATGGTCCTATAAATATAACTATACAATGAAATAATTAAACTCCATACAAAATATGTAGCTACGTACACAAACACAGAATCTCTTTATATCTAGTAATAACATTTCAGTTCACTAACaatccaaattaaatatttaaaatgatgAATTTTACTTATAAGGCAAAATGATTTTATCAAATATTTCTCTTTAAATCAGGTCATATATATATCcatcatacacacatgcataacTTTCTGCTTCACGCTACTTTTGTTGAATATTTTTTCTCTAAAGAAATCGGAAGTTGTGTTTCACTTTCTGCTCTTTCACAGACTCGAACCAATGAGTGAATGAAAACGTGACACTTTCAATAGATCTTGTCAAACTGCTTAATAATTAAGCACCAATGTCATTGCAttaaaagattattattattattagtattagttTATATCTAAAAGGGAATAGTAAAGCATATGCTACAATATCAAAGTACATATTGCCTCTCCATTCTACAATAGCTGAATATGTGTGAAGGTGGGTGATTAATTAAAGAAAGGCGGTTTTTTTTACACAGCCTTTTTTTGTcaacaattagaaaaataagatgaAATTTTGGGCCTTGTAAGCTTGTTTTATTTTAACCCAAAAAATAAAACCTTCTGCACATTGCTGAATTAAGTCTTAGCCCATTCCATGACCCAAAATAAAAGTCTTGGCCCACCCTAAACCCAAGACAAAAAGAGAACCTCAATTGAACCATTGATACATATCTAGTTATCtatttaataaatcaaattggTTTGGCCGAGTAATCAGCTGTCCAAAAAAGTGTTAGAAGTTCGAATTTTTTTTGTGCATACAACAACCCATTAATTAGCAACACATCTTTAAATGGAGGTCAAATtcacaataaattagtttttgattTATTGGGTTAGAAAATAccgtagacaaaaaaaaattatcttgatCAATAAATCCTCATGTATATAACTTCCTATTATCACAATAAAACCTTCTTAAAactcccatatatatatatatatattcttaaccCCTTTCCTTCTAAGGCATTGGTTTTGGGTGAGAACTAAACTCTTCTAAATAATAATCATatcaaaatccaaaaaataatgaAATGCCAGTTTATATCAAATAGTCAATGTGTCCTCTCTTTGACTATCACATAAAATCATTTAATCTaaccttattattattaaaaaaaaatatgtgctTAGCAATACATTttaagaatataaatatataataaaaaatatttacttaaaagTTGTTCacattttttgatatttttaatatattaaacacataaaaaactttaaaaaatttattttcatactCTTACCATATATAGTAAAGATATACATTTAATCTAAATCCAATATTTATTCAAGTTTTGAATTCAGAAATCAGAAGATAACAGCGTCGCggattctctctttttttttttaaaaaaaaaaatccaaaattataAATAGATGAGGTTGATGCAGCTGTTCCATTATGCACCAAATCACATGTtcgttcattcattcattgatttcATTCTAACATTGGGATTGAAATCAAAGAAACGTTCAGAGCACAGATTCATCAACTGTAACAGCTGCAACACCTAACAACCACTGGATTCGTACTTTTAAACCCTAAACCTGATCGATTCCATGGTTGAACACTACAACAAGTACGATCCATCATtaacaaaaaatcaaataattaaacaaataaataaataaactttgcgatttaattatttatgttttcgGTTTTGGATTTTTGATTGCCGTGAAATTTGGGTGCGTAGGCTGGTGAAGCTGGTGGCGAGGGCTTTCTACGACGATCTAACGAGCAAAGGTGATAATCAACCCAAAAGCGGAAGAAGTGATAACAGAGGAATCGCCGTTGTGATCCTCGACGCCCTCACCAGGTTATCCTTCTTCAGATTTCGATTTCTCTCCCTTTATTTTCACGCAATTGCAAacggaataaaaaaaattgaaaataaataaatcaatttcatTTGAAATTTTAGTGCATTGAGGTTAAAATACTTGTTAGTGGTGTTGAAGGTGATAAAATGATGAGTTTGATTAATCTGCTAATGATGTGGCGTGATTGAGACAAGTATTAAACCTATTATTATATAGGCTATTGAGCATAACTAACTGTTAGCTAATTTTTAACGGACTAACTAACTGTAACTCATTTCAGCTTGATTGTAACACTTAGTATGCCTGGATTTGATTTTGAGATTCAATAATGATATTGGTTGAATTACAGTGTTGATTATACATAGTTGAAAGAGAACATGGGGGAGGGGAATGGGGATATGTCTGTTTGTTTATTTAGTTTGCTTGAGTTATTTTATTCAGTTGGCCTTGTGTTAATTCTTTTATCTAGACGGCAATGGGTTAGGGAAGAAGACTTGGCAAAGGACCTCAAATTGCATACGAAACAGCTTCGTCGAACTCTGCGGttctttgaagaagaaaagaTAATAACCCGGTTTCACAGAAAAGAGGTGACTTTCGTGTTCAGTCCATGTATAGTTTGACTGCCATTTTGTGAATTGTTATCGGCTTATTAATGTTCGCCAACCAGATTGGCAAGTTCTAAAGTCTGATATAAAGCTTGGTTGTATTAGTCAATGAGTTAAACAGGTCAACTGAGTAGATCAATCTGTTGGTGATGACACATTCCTTCAGTTAACAATTAATTGGATGATTTATTCTTAACTCATATAAATTGGAAGCTACAGAATGACACACTAATAGAAGGGAAATAAAAGGGGATATTGAATTTTAGTGCAGTATGATATTCTTCTCATTGCAACTCTATTCTTATGTCCTCTAGTTCCGTAATTAAAATTTAGTGAAATGGATAAGGCTGGGGTAAGGATTATTCAATAAGGTACAACAAATTTATGATGTTTATTCCTGTTATTTATGCAGGTATTTGCCACACCTTAGCACTAAAGATATTGCAAGTATTATATCTCAGTTATCTTAACCTGTTCGAGTTGTCACTGTAAATTCGGCATAATCTTTTGCTCTGAAGATTTTGTAAAAGGATCTTATTCTCTTTTGGTTCTGTTTGATCTGTTAACTTGACCATGGATACCCAACAACAAATTCACATACTTCTCTGATTTTATGGACACATTAAATAAGGATATGCATGCTACTGCTAAGATTATTATAATATAAGTTTGTCATCATGCTGTAGCGTATATGTCATTCTAATCCTTTGTACAACTTTCTTTTTTGCTGTCTCTAAGATGTGAAGTTTCTTCATTCTTTTAAATTCAAATGTTTCAAAAATCATAACTCGTTATTTATCGTTTCCAATTTCTTTATTATGATGTGTGAGTTGTGGGTAAATAGATATAGTCATGGTATAGTGTACCTGTTTTAAATGTGTGATTTCACCAGACAGCAAAAGGTGCAAAAATTTTCAGTGCTGCTGTAGCTGCTACAGTCGATGCTCAACATCCAacaaaagagggagaagaaaagGTCAAGCTGCACACACACTCTTATTGTTGTCTAGATTATGCACAGGTCCATCTCTTCTTGCATTTTCTTCTATAAATCTATTTTACTGAGTGTTTGTGTTTCATACATTGAAATTCTTAGTTGAGTCTCATTgcagatatatgatgtggtcagaTACAGACTGCATCGCATGAAGCATAAGCTGAAAGATGAATTGGATAACAAAAATACAGTTCAGGAATATATATGTACAACCTGTGGGAAAAGgtcttaataattaattttaaaatcaataatTTGTCATGGTTATTCAATTTGATGTAATACTCTGGAATTTGAATTATTGTAGATACAATGCTTTGGATGCATTGCGGTTGATTTCATTTGAAGATGACGATTTCCATTGTGAAAGTTGTAATGGAAAACTTGAGATTGAAAGCGATAAGATTGCTGCTCAAGATGGGGGAGATGTTGATGAAAATGCAAGACGACGTCGACGTGAAAAGTTAAAAGATATGCTTCAAAAATTGGAGGTTCCCATattatttatttctattatttgtttcaaatgatgaataattttttttttataattgttattcTCGATGAAAACTATCTCATTTGTTTGCTACTTTCTAGAAATAAGAAACTTAAATAATGATGTTTGCCTATTTCCCTCTAGGAGCTAATTTGGGTCATAGCCAGCTTCTGTTTTTCATCTCATGTAAACTTTAGTAGCAGGAGGATATAAAAATAGACAAATTCTTTACCCTTTACGAGCATAAGGATCTCTTGAGATTATTGTGATGGAGAGAAATTATTAACTACATTAAAGTTggagaagatcaagaaagaaaagaaacctgGAGACAGAACCCCctattttcattctcttttgATGTTCTGGCCCTAATTAGGAGAGGATCAAAGGAATTAAATTGCTGCCAGTTTAAACTCGAAACTTGAGAACATCAGCATGGTGTCCAAAATTTATTGGTCAGACTTTCAAGTTTACTGGAGGTCACTGAGTTTGACTAATAGCTATGCTTCTAAACTCAATGCTTCATTTTTGACAACCATGTTTGATACAGTGCCCAAATTTTGCTAGACACAATTGCAAGTTTACCTGAGGTCACCCACTTTGCACGTTTGAACTCCATGATATTTGTTGGAGTGCATACAGCCTAAATGTTCTCATTGTTACTGAACCAGCATTTAATTTTCATGTGATGATTGTTGTACTTTATGTGAAAATGCAGTCGGAGCTCAAGCCTTTAACAGACCAACTCAATCGAGTAAAAGACTTGCCTGTCCCAGATTTTGGCAATCTTCAAGCATGGGAAGCTCGAGCTGCTGCTGCTGGGCGTGCAGCCGGTGGAGATGGTTCTGATAAATCTCAGCTTGGACCAATCCCTTACAGTGGAGATACAAAGGTTAGGGGTAGccttttctttcccttttgtTTTGGAGGATATGTTATCCTCTTCGTAGTTGAATATCCTCTCCTcactattctttttattttttttccctattttttCGGGGAAATGAAAAATTTCCTTACTTTTAATTTGAGTAGTGTCATGTTATATAATCTGAAAGAGAGCATACCTATTATTGGCATACCATTGATGGCAAAGTGCCGAATACCCTCATAAATATTACATTGGAGTTTCCCAACTGTCCAAGACTCCCAAACAAATCACAAGACTCCAATTCTCTACTCTTTACCTTCTAATTTATACGAATCCCTGGCTCAGTGTCTCTATATCTACTGGTAAACTTCCCCTAAAAAAACAGCCATCTACTATGCACCAAAGAGAGGCACAAAACTATCATGTACCAAATCAGAACTGGTGgctaagaatttttaaaattgtccttACATATGTTTTCATGTGTATCGTGAACATGCTCTCCaacttggtgttgtgttttgttttttctttcttttagtttgcACTCCTGGTCAAAATAGTTTtaatttttggttatttttctgtGCAAAATTTGTGATGGAGCATATCTTCCATAAAAGTCTTAAATGCTAAGTTGTTTATTATGAACGTGGACAGGTTGTAGTTGATTTCAATGGCTCCGAATTAAAAGGAGCTGTTAAGTCAGAAACTGAAAGTGCCAGTTTAAAGGTTTTGCCACCATGGATGATTAGACAGGGGATGGTTCTTACAAAAGAACAGCGAGGAGAGGTGAAGCAGGAAACAAAAATGGATGGGACTTCAACATCCACAGCAAAACAATACTCGGAAGACAAAAAGTCATCAATTTTGCAAGAGGATAACAAGAATATACAGGCTCGTAGAATAATTCTTTATGTTCTGATACTTGTTACTTTCCTTGCTTCCCAAGTCATTCTAAAGTTTATGTTGACCCCCCTTTATCTGTGTTTTATATAGGATGAGTATATCAAGGCTTATTATGCTGCTTTACTTAAGCAACAAGAAGAATGGCAAGATGCATCAAAAAATCAAGAACCAAATGCACCTGCAGCAGAGGATCCTTCTAGCAGTACTTCCAATCGTCAGGTTGGAGTCAAATCAAAACGCGAGGAAGACGAGGAAGATGATGGTACTGAGTGGGAGGATGCTCCATTTGGAGGTATATGTCGTCTTCTGAATCTGAGTAAATTGAAAGTTGGATACTTTTTTGAACCTGCATTTATATGTTAAACATGTTTTACATCAATTGTGTCCCTCATTCGTGCTTTGGTGTATATATGAAGGCATTGGAAATGGTTACAAGGTCAATGATTTGAATGTTAAATCTGACAAGGATCAACCGCAACCACAAGCAGATGCtagtgatgatgacgatgatgttgaCTGGGAAGAAGGCTAATGAAGTTACGTGGTTGGTTAAGTATGATGAAATGGCTTTTTCTGATATACAAGGAGAAGGTGCTCTTGTTCTTAAGCATAGAGCCATGCTGCTGCAAGTTATGCAGCTAAAAAACCCGGGTTAGCTGTTCATATTCTTTAGTTGCTGTGGTGCATTTTGCTTGGTGACGCTTCCCTGAACTTTTAAAGAGAAGATTTGGAGGGTTGGTTTTATAGCATCGGTTATCATAAATTTTTCTCTTCATATATTGGATGGATCAACTCTACTTTGAAATTGTGTGCGAAACTTCATTTGGTTGTGTTGTAACCAACACAAAAACAAAACACCATTctggattttttttattacataaataaaataaatataatatttaactaTTCATGCAATGGgagtatttatatttttatattatatttacatttagtttatgaaaaaggataaaattaaaaaattataaattataaaatttataattggaTGGAGTATAACCTATCCAATGAGTAAGACCGTTAAAATGGGTCAAGTTAACTCATTTATCTGTCTAAACGAGCGAATTATTTTAGGTTAAATAGACAGTTGTatacaaaaaatacaattttgttGTGTATGAAATATTCTAAGATAATTCAAACAtgactaaaaaaatttaagttcCTCCTTTGGGTTAAACAGGTGATTGTAGACTAAAAGTGTAATTTTATTGTGTATGAATAATTCTATGACCCAAAACATAGTTAAAAAAGAGTAAAGTTTCTTTTATAAGTGTTACGCTAAAAGGataaaatccaaaaagaaaatTCTAAGAAGTTAAATTTTTCTTTAAGTGGAAACTAAATTGATGAGATGGATTAGTTGATTTGAAATGTAAAAAGTGTCATCTAATTAGAAATGAATTAAACTAGATGTTTCTTTACTAATGTCACATGTCATGAGCACTCTTTTACCCAAACATCTCTTTGTCGCCACGAACACTTGGAGTAGTGTCAAAACTGCTACCTTAACTTGAAGATCACCTTCCTTCTTATATCCATAATTAAAGAGACATAAAATAATGGAAGCACTCAAAAACATCTTCTGTCAATTATTTGATAACAAGCATTGAGATAAAAGGAATAGGTTGAATATAACCTTATAACCATTGGACAATATACTCTCCTTTTAAAATAACTTAGAATTATAAAAGGACTTCAATCTGCTTCTCtcaaaaaagatttttcaaaCTTGAGAAATCATCTCTATCCTTGTCTCTTTCCTAATTTTTTCAattgttcttcattttgttcatcaaattcaaacaagAGAATTCACAAAATTAGCATTTTGGGTGttctagaaaataaatttaattaacccCTGTCCACTTTAAAAGAGTTCATTCATCATTTTGTGACattaataaaagttttaattcttgtttcccACTATGTTCTTCATATTTAGTTTTTGTGTTATTTATTTgccactaataaaaatattttactcataaatttaccTACCATTAATCTCTCATCTTCATCTTTCTTTACTTAATCTATTTCCACAAAATTATACCCGAATCAACGGGTTGACCCCGATTAACCCAAAAAAATGATGGATTAAACAGGCGTtccatttaaatattttttctaagaaaaaatatttttagccaATATCTTTTCTTATCCGACGCAAAAACCTGACATATCAATAAACAAAACACTGTTAATTTAAGATTGACTTAAAAGTGATATTTTTTACCCGTTAAATTTATTTAGTTATAAACGGTCTGAACTAAAAAATCATAACCTATGAACAAAATAGATTTAAACATATCAACTCATTTAACTCAGGGTCTAGTCAAGTTTAAACGGGTCGAGATGACCCGTTTGACAGTTCTACTAGTCGGACAATCCAAATAACAATAgcttaatcaaattaaattaaaaactaaatttaaattgatactATACGTATCGCAATCGTtcaaataaaatttgattaaataaaaaattaaaatttttttattacaatccAATTGTAAACAATTATATTGATTTTACATTTTAAATCAATCTAAATTGTATTATAAATACTCTCTTTTTAATTGTCCAACGTTGACAAAATAAGTAACAAAATTGGATTACTTATTTTCTTTACATTATAAAAGAAATATGCAATGATTTTGAGATAAGtaatgaaaataaatatatatatatatatatgttaagtataaatataaaatttaatttatttagttttaaaatactTATGTTgtggtaataaaaaaaaaatatatgtttttttttaaaaaacgtaTCAAGCATTTAAGCTTGTcccataaaaatattaataaatcagAAAAATGTATTATCTTTTACAATTGTTTAAAttcataatttataaaatatgaatGTTTTTTCCCCAAGACATTCATGTTTGCTTTTGTTTAAAGTCACACTAGATTCCAAGGGTTTCATTCTGTAGTGTAAAATATAGTCGTTTTAATGTTATGAATTTCATAAGAACTTTAACTacatttaaaaacttttaaaatatttaattaagatgcacctattttaaaataaaattcattaaactaCTAAcacaattaatatattttgtaattttagttgaaataaaaataaatcacaaaaaatatattcgaATAATTTTATTGCTGACAAAAATATACTAGAGTTTTGTTATTAGTAAAAATgtcttcaaataatttaaaaaagctataaaaatatccaacattaaatatgtattctccaaaaatattttagaaattaaattttgatgcaaCTTTttacaaacataattaaaaaaatagaatatttttatctttaaaatttagtaatttttcgctaagtatatatattttttaattttcttggtcAACAActaataaacttttaaaaaataaaaaaaatatatagagatCAAATTTTTATCCCCTTTTTTTATGTATCTTTTAAACAATTATCTAaacatttctataaaatttttagattaaatacATAAACAATTTTGTCATTTGtcacttaaaagaaaataaattttttttgaatatttttgttatatttttattatgtttttaaattatttaaaaatacttttatcaataataaaattcGAATACATTTTTATGAGACAATTATTCGGATACATTTTTTGTACTTTATccttgaaataattaattatttattgacaAAATCTataaataacttaataaaaataaacttttcaTTCATTTTTAAAATGTCATTTGTAgaattattttatgaaaaatttacACATTTTAATCCCCCGTGTAGGTTTAGATCTAGTATTATATCTATTACAAAACTATATACTCTCACCTAAAGCTTCTAAAACGATCGACTGcgttaacaaaacaaaaaatcttaTTCAGCAACTTATATATACACAAGGCACTGTAACACTTCCGAAGACCACCACCATTGACATTGAGGGTCAAACTCCCCAAAAAATTCATCAGTTCTCTAACGCTTTGCATTCACGGAGGACAGTTTTTGCTTACTTGACTTGACTTCACTCTGTGACCAAGATGACTGCTTAAATCTACCAGCCAGTAAGCTAGAGGTTTCACCAGcacaaatttttcttcttttagacTCCAGCTCCAGTCTCCTCTTATCGGTCATGGAAGACGAAGACAATCCAGCAAAAATGGATGAAGCATTGATCAATGCCCTCTTGTCCCTcctatttttgtcaaatttacCCGAAAATTTCACTTTTGCTGCGGCAGCAGCATCTTCTTCTGAGGCTGGAAGCAGTCGTATGCCAAAGCCCCTTTTCCTGGAAGCAGCCTCTTCCTCAGCAACTCTTTTCTTTTGATTCTGAGAGCATGAtgaaaatattatatcaataggAGAAATAATACTATTAAAGGAGGAGAAAAGGAATGAATAATAATAGGACAAATTTCATGAGCTATAACATACTCTAAGTCGGGCCCTGAGACTCTTATTCAGGGCATAGTCATCTGCATGTCTGGAATCAGATAGTCGCTGTAGACGCACAAGAACTGGTTcagcttccttcttctttttcaagtCTTCTTCCTGGTGTTCAAGGCGGTAAAAGGGATCTGCAAGCTTCCCTTTCACTGTAATACAAAAATGTTAGTTAGCCAACATTTGCAATAGTGAAAAAGTAGCTACCCTAATTAGGCGAGTCCATGTAAAACAACCACACTATCAAAGGGTTTAGTAACACTGGCATGCAAAATAACACACACCAAGCTAGTTGGAGCAAATATATACCttatttaataaagaaaagatCACAGCCAAGATTTGTCACCAATCCATACCTTCATCGGCAGGTAATTCAAAAGTTTCTGCATCCTCAACATCAAAATCCTCAGTTTTTTTCTGAGCACCACTGATGATAAGATACTCGCAATTTTTTGGATCAGTTTGGATGACAATCTCATGTTTACAGCATGCAGACTTCATGGTGAAGTTCCATATCTGAAGAAACACAGACACGCTTGTTAATTATTAATACATAAAGAAAAGAAGGTTAAACAGCTCGTAGAATGGATTTGCAGCATTACTTAAGCATACCTTTGTGGAATAATAATTTCCAACTTGCTTTTTCTCAGCATTGAATCGCACACCCTTTGCAATCATAGAATTGCATCCTCCACACCATATATTAAAAGGCATCTCAAACCTGAAGCAAATAGTTAGAAAACaggaattaaaacataaaaaaatcgaGTAATTAACATTCCATCCCATGC
This window harbors:
- the LOC112777101 gene encoding uncharacterized protein encodes the protein MVEHYNKLVKLVARAFYDDLTSKGDNQPKSGRSDNRGIAVVILDALTRRQWVREEDLAKDLKLHTKQLRRTLRFFEEEKIITRFHRKETAKGAKIFSAAVAATVDAQHPTKEGEEKVKLHTHSYCCLDYAQIYDVVRYRLHRMKHKLKDELDNKNTVQEYICTTCGKRYNALDALRLISFEDDDFHCESCNGKLEIESDKIAAQDGGDVDENARRRRREKLKDMLQKLESELKPLTDQLNRVKDLPVPDFGNLQAWEARAAAAGRAAGGDGSDKSQLGPIPYSGDTKVVVDFNGSELKGAVKSETESASLKVLPPWMIRQGMVLTKEQRGEVKQETKMDGTSTSTAKQYSEDKKSSILQEDNKNIQDEYIKAYYAALLKQQEEWQDASKNQEPNAPAAEDPSSSTSNRQVGVKSKREEDEEDDGTEWEDAPFGGIGNGYKVNDLNVKSDKDQPQPQADASDDDDDVDWEEG
- the LOC112776407 gene encoding uncharacterized protein translates to MSSLAAARADNFYYPPEWDPSQGSLNKFHGQHALRERARKIDQGILIIRFEMPFNIWCGGCNSMIAKGVRFNAEKKQVGNYYSTKIWNFTMKSACCKHEIVIQTDPKNCEYLIISGAQKKTEDFDVEDAETFELPADEVKGKLADPFYRLEHQEEDLKKKKEAEPVLVRLQRLSDSRHADDYALNKSLRARLRNQKKRVAEEEAASRKRGFGIRLLPASEEDAAAAAKVKFSGKFDKNRRDKRALINASSIFAGLSSSSMTDKRRLELESKRRKICAGETSSLLAGRFKQSSWSQSEVKSSKQKLSSVNAKR